AGCTGTTTGAACTTCATTTTAGGAAAGTTGGGCTGCTCTATTCTATGGATGTCCCGATAATAAAATATGCCCTGCTTCTGCTGATTCCGCCTAATTCTTCTCACTTCAACGCTCTGCAGGTAAAGCCCTCGGATCGATTCGATCCCCGTATCTCGATTACTTATGGCAATGACGCCGGACCCGCCCGTTCTGGCTCTTAGGTCAGTTAGCAATGATTGGGTGATCTCAAAGAGCTGTTCATCGGATATCATCTCCCCCAGTACAATAAACCCACATCTTCCTGCGCTGTCCTGAAAAGGAAAGACAAGGTTGAGAGGGAAGAAGCTCATGCCCCAAGGGCCAAAGTCAACTAGATCATGAGCCGTCTCAATGATCATGCATAACATCTGCTGTCCGCCAGTCAGGTTCATGGATAGACTCGCCTGCTCCGCAAGCGACGAACTGTACTCGCCCAGAATCAACCGATTAATGACATGATTGACCGCAAAAAGCTGCCTGTTCGCCTCAAGCTTCTTCGACGCTGTCTCCTCCCGAATTTGCTCGGCAAGCTTGAGCAGCAAGGTCTCAATCTCTTCGTCATCAATCGGTTTGAGCAAATATTCTACAACTCGCTGCTGCATCGCAGTAAGAGCATACTGAAAATCATCATACCCGCTTAATACTACAAATTTGGGTGGATGCGGCAGGAGCCGATTCGACTTCTCAATAAGCTCGAGACCGCTAATCTCAGGCATATTAATATCGGTTATGACTAGCTCCGGCTGGTGTTCCTGAATCTGCTGGAAGGCATCGTTGCTGTTAATTGCCTCCCCGCACACCTGGAACCCAAGCCTGTTCCAATCAACCATTGTTCTTAATCCTTCCAGAACCCAAGGCTCATCGTCTACCAGAAGAACATTCATCATGGCTAATTAACCCCTTTAATCAATCAAGTATTGAGAGCGCATTCAAATATTAGTATTCTGGACATAGAAATTCATATTGTCTAAATGACATTATACATGATGGCTGGGAAAAAAGGAGCAGCAGAGGTTTAATAAGGATATTACTCGCTGACACAACTAAGGAGGCAGCGCAGCCCGGAAGCATATTATTGTTCCATGACGGCTATGGGGATCGCTCGCAGACCATCGAGGCTGTTCGCCAACTTGTATCTGACTTTACCGCAGATGGTTATAAGCTGGTAACCGTGAGCAAATTGCTGCAAGATACCTCCCATTATAAATAGAGCGTTTACATATCAAATA
The window above is part of the Paenibacillus lutimineralis genome. Proteins encoded here:
- a CDS encoding response regulator transcription factor; translated protein: MMNVLLVDDEPWVLEGLRTMVDWNRLGFQVCGEAINSNDAFQQIQEHQPELVITDINMPEISGLELIEKSNRLLPHPPKFVVLSGYDDFQYALTAMQQRVVEYLLKPIDDEEIETLLLKLAEQIREETASKKLEANRQLFAVNHVINRLILGEYSSSLAEQASLSMNLTGGQQMLCMIIETAHDLVDFGPWGMSFFPLNLVFPFQDSAGRCGFIVLGEMISDEQLFEITQSLLTDLRARTGGSGVIAISNRDTGIESIRGLYLQSVEVRRIRRNQQKQGIFYYRDIHRIEQPNFPKMKFKQLIESVESGNFRGIESNVACIFEPWFNSLPDMEMVRVSVSDLELKICKLLTEMNGDPAEFMRQVQVDYEGQDERDEVRTLKGYVHSLCLLGAAKLEALREENEHNTIFQVIQYVDQEFRNKLQLRELATKFHMNSAYLGQLFKQYTGKPFNEYLNEKRIEEAKRLLKRTQTKISKVALQVGYPNADYFNNKFKQYTGVLPSVYRGVTENGQQ